AAAAGGGGGACAGGCACCCAGGGCGGAGCCAGTCCCCCTTTTGCAACAGGCTGTGAATGCCAGCGAAGACGCCTTTCATCTCGACGAGTCTTCTAAACGTTTGGAAGATTGGACCGAATTGGTCATGACAGGAACGAGGGAGATCGTAAGATCAACTCGCGGTCGTTTTCCGTGAATGTCTAGGACGCTTTGTTGAGGACGCGTGGCGCGAGCACGCTCGGGATTCGCGGTTGGCTCGAAGAGGAGTTGCCTGTTGAACTCAGCGGGGCGGGCACCTGGACGTTCATAGTGGCGTGGGGTTTTTGAGGCTGGGCGGAGATTGTTCTCGTGATTTTCACTAGTTGCTCATAGTGGGATGAAACAAAGGGGACAGGCACCTGGGCGGAGCCAGTCCCCTTTGTTTCATCGCGTTGTTAGCACGAGCCACCGTCAGAAAGGAGCCTTTAATAATGTGCTGCATCACGCACAACAGCGATCGTCTCGCGAGGGCAATGCGTCTTACCCCGTTGCCGGCGGTGGCGTTGCCGCGAGAGAACTCGACCTGCTCGCTCAACAGGAAGCAGACGGATGTTGATCAAGGCGTTCATTCAAGCATCTTGAGCAAGAAGACTTAAGTTGTTTCCCATCACGACGATCTAAAACGAAATGATCAAACCGATCAACATGTTCAAATTTTAGATTGGCTTGGCGTTGTTGTTTGGCAATTCGGCGCAAAAAACAGTTTGAACGAAATTGAGCGGTGTCGTCGTCCGGGCAGGTACGATGGAATGGCCAGTACGTTCGCAAGACGTGGTGCTGTTGAGTTGCCTTTGGGTCAATCGTGCGAAAGATCATTCACATCGATATGGACGCGTTTTATGCGTCCGTTGAACAACGGGATCGCCCTGACCTCCGTGGGAAGCCCGTGGCGGTGGGATATTCCGAACAACGAGGTGTTGTCGCCGCGGCCAGTTATGAAGCACGTACGTTTGGAGTTCGTTCTGCGATGTCCTCGGCCGCAGCACGAAGCCGATGTCCAGAACTGATTTTCGTGGCGCCACGGTTCGACGTCTACCGCTCAATTTCGCACGACATCAAACAGATCTACTACGAATACACCCCCAAGGTCGAGCCGGTTGCGTTTGATGAAGCCTATCTGGATGTGACCGAAAGCCTGCAGGGTGAGACCACGGCCTGGATGACCGCTCGCGAAATTCGGGCTCGAATCTTTGAACTCACGGGACTCACGGCATCGGCAGGGGTGTCGTTCAATAAGTTTCTGGCCAAGCTGGCGTCGGGGTACAAAAAACCGAACAGTCAGTTCGCCATCTTGCCCGGCGATGCAGAAGCGTTCTTGGCGGGATTGTCCGTCAGCCGATTTCATGGGATCGGACCCGTCACAGCCAAGAAGATGAGTGACCTGGGAATCCATACAGGTGCCGACCTGAAAGCTCAATCGGTGGAGCTACTGCGGCAGCACTTTGGCAGGATTGGGGAATGGTATTACGGGATCGCACGCGGTGAGGATTCCAGATCCGTCGAACATGCCCGCATTCGAAAATCGTTCAGTTCAGAAACGACGTTCCGCCAAGATCTCGAACAGCTTGCTGACATTGAAGCACAGGTGCTGGCCTTGGCGGAGGATGTTTGGCAATGGTGCGACGGGACGCAGATGTTTGGTCGGACCGTCACGGTGAAATTTCGATTCGCTGATTTTCAGCGGATCACTCGAAGTCGCAGCGAACGCGAGTACGTTGATCGCCCTGAACTGCTGCGAGAAATCTGCGTCGGGCTCGTGCGCTCTGTGTTTCCGCTGCGGCAAGCGATTCGACTGGTTGGAGTCGGGATCTCGAATTTCAGGCCGAAAATAGACGGCAAGGCTCACCAACTGAATCTGGGATTTGATGAATGAGGGCTTGCGAGGGACGATAACCCAGCCCTGCGGTCTGCTCTGGGCTCGGCTGGTGGAAGGGGTGGGGCTTTGGCCCGTAGGAGGTGATGTCCGGTTTGAACTCGCTGCGACACGCACTTCGTGTGGGAATAAGGGGACAGGCACCGCGGGCGGAGCCAGTCCCCTTATTCCCACGGGCTGGTGCTTCCCATGGAGAGTGCCGAACGAGAAAAGGGAACTGGCTCCGTCCCCGGTTCCAGTCCCCTTTTTCATGCAAAACGACGCAACTCAGCGATTCTCACGAGCTGCTGCGGTCACCCGTCAAATAGCCCTTCGACCGCATCAATTCGATGATGCGGCTGACGCTTTCTTCGACGCTTAGCTTATCGGTCTGCAGCACAAGGTCCGGAGTTTTCGGTTCCTCGAACGCAGCGCTCACACCCGGCATTTGCGCGATCTTGCCCGCATCGGCCATCTGGTACATGCCGTACTGGTCACGGGCTCGCAGGACGTCCATCGGCGCCGTGCAGTAGATCTCCAGGACACGGTCGCGGCCGATCAACTGCTTGACCTTCTCGCGCACCGCCTCATGAGGTGCCACGAAGGCACCGATG
This genomic interval from Schlesneria paludicola DSM 18645 contains the following:
- the dinB gene encoding DNA polymerase IV; protein product: MRKIIHIDMDAFYASVEQRDRPDLRGKPVAVGYSEQRGVVAAASYEARTFGVRSAMSSAAARSRCPELIFVAPRFDVYRSISHDIKQIYYEYTPKVEPVAFDEAYLDVTESLQGETTAWMTAREIRARIFELTGLTASAGVSFNKFLAKLASGYKKPNSQFAILPGDAEAFLAGLSVSRFHGIGPVTAKKMSDLGIHTGADLKAQSVELLRQHFGRIGEWYYGIARGEDSRSVEHARIRKSFSSETTFRQDLEQLADIEAQVLALAEDVWQWCDGTQMFGRTVTVKFRFADFQRITRSRSEREYVDRPELLREICVGLVRSVFPLRQAIRLVGVGISNFRPKIDGKAHQLNLGFDE